In a genomic window of Microbacterium amylolyticum:
- a CDS encoding UDP-N-acetylmuramate dehydrogenase, with amino-acid sequence MRVGAAPERMVDAATRDEIVSALRDVWSSGDAWFVLGGGSNLLAGDEPFDGTVIRLLTTGFEPVSGAPEGFQRVRIEAGQNWDAFVAWSVESGLAGVEAMSGIPGTAGAAPIQNVGAYGQEIVQTLISVDLIDEDTHEVSEVAAADLGLGPRTSDLKHHYGEAPARSAVILGITLDLARVGTAPREISDARLRQALGLDGARSAGEDGTGRASLSWIRRTVLEIRGSKGMVLDPSDPDSTSAGSFFNNPIIPEHAARALPSGCPRWPMEPVIDQEQIIPLDSWDGQIQPVSSAPRMVKVSAAWLIEQAGLTKGFGLPGSRATLSTKHTLAITNRGGATADEVAALARFVRSRVASEYGIELNPEPVFVGVEL; translated from the coding sequence CGCTGCGAGATGTGTGGTCGTCCGGTGACGCCTGGTTTGTGCTCGGCGGCGGATCGAACCTGCTGGCCGGCGATGAGCCGTTCGACGGAACCGTCATCCGCCTGCTCACGACCGGCTTCGAACCCGTCTCGGGCGCGCCCGAGGGCTTCCAGCGCGTGCGCATCGAAGCGGGGCAGAACTGGGACGCCTTCGTCGCGTGGTCCGTTGAGAGCGGGCTCGCCGGCGTCGAGGCGATGAGCGGAATTCCCGGAACAGCCGGCGCCGCTCCCATCCAGAACGTCGGCGCGTACGGCCAGGAGATCGTCCAGACCCTCATCTCCGTCGACCTGATCGACGAGGACACCCACGAGGTGTCCGAGGTGGCGGCCGCCGATCTCGGTCTCGGGCCGCGAACGTCCGATCTGAAGCATCACTACGGTGAGGCGCCCGCGCGCAGCGCGGTCATCCTCGGCATCACCCTCGACCTCGCACGCGTGGGAACCGCGCCGCGCGAAATCTCCGACGCCCGGTTGCGGCAGGCGCTGGGCCTGGACGGCGCACGTTCCGCCGGAGAAGATGGAACCGGCCGCGCTTCGCTCTCGTGGATTCGCCGTACGGTTCTCGAGATCCGCGGCTCCAAGGGGATGGTTCTGGATCCCTCCGACCCGGATTCGACGAGCGCGGGTTCGTTCTTCAACAACCCGATCATCCCCGAACACGCCGCGCGCGCTCTTCCCTCCGGCTGCCCGCGGTGGCCGATGGAGCCGGTGATCGATCAGGAGCAGATTATTCCGCTCGACAGCTGGGATGGTCAGATCCAGCCGGTCTCGAGCGCCCCGCGCATGGTGAAGGTGAGCGCGGCATGGCTCATCGAGCAGGCGGGGCTTACGAAGGGCTTCGGTCTGCCGGGGTCCCGCGCCACGCTGTCGACGAAACACACTCTCGCGATCACGAACCGTGGCGGCGCAACGGCGGATGAGGTTGCGGCGCTCGCGCGTTTCGTGCGGTCTCGTGTGGCGTCGGAATACGGCATCGAGCTAAACCCCGAACCGGTCTTCGTCGGCGTCGAGCTGTAG
- a CDS encoding F510_1955 family glycosylhydrolase, producing MKKLPLALGAGVFSLALVLTGCSNTPTTEPDAATPRIEHVHGIAEDPRGTDLLVATHNGIYAVTPDGEVSGPIGGHDFDAMGFTIAEDTLFASGHPGPKTAAELGAPNLGIIQSDDYGQTWSPVALNGSTDFHVLTAGPDGTLYGIASSDIELLISTDGGHEWTAGASIGAADLVATDNGIYAAAEEGLLRSDDHGMTFVPVEGAPLLYMLDARPDGVLVGVGTDGALWEQDADQTWQRLEAVDGAVQAFAAIGDERIVLVDDRGIVDIIADDTTVLSPAR from the coding sequence ATGAAGAAGCTTCCCCTTGCCCTCGGTGCTGGCGTGTTCAGCCTCGCTCTCGTTCTCACCGGCTGCTCCAACACCCCAACCACCGAACCCGACGCTGCCACACCCCGTATCGAACATGTCCACGGCATCGCCGAAGACCCCCGCGGCACTGACCTGCTCGTCGCCACCCACAACGGCATCTACGCCGTCACCCCGGACGGGGAGGTCTCCGGCCCCATTGGCGGCCACGACTTCGACGCGATGGGATTCACCATCGCCGAAGACACCTTGTTCGCTTCCGGGCACCCCGGCCCCAAAACCGCCGCAGAACTCGGCGCCCCCAACCTCGGCATCATCCAAAGTGACGACTACGGCCAGACCTGGTCACCCGTCGCGCTCAACGGCAGCACCGATTTCCACGTCCTCACCGCCGGCCCCGACGGCACCCTCTACGGAATCGCGTCCAGCGACATCGAGCTCCTCATCAGCACCGACGGCGGCCACGAATGGACAGCAGGAGCATCGATCGGAGCGGCAGATCTCGTCGCCACGGACAACGGCATCTACGCCGCAGCCGAAGAAGGACTCCTGCGCAGCGACGACCACGGTATGACATTCGTCCCCGTCGAGGGCGCGCCACTGTTATACATGCTCGACGCCCGCCCGGACGGCGTCCTCGTCGGCGTCGGCACGGACGGCGCTCTGTGGGAACAAGACGCCGACCAGACCTGGCAACGCCTCGAGGCCGTCGACGGTGCTGTTCAGGCCTTCGCCGCGATCGGCGATGAACGAATCGTTCTCGTCGACGATCGAGGCATCGTCGACATCATCGCAGATGACACCACCGTCCTCAGCCCCGCACGGTAG
- the cmtR gene encoding Cd(II)/Pb(II)-sensing metalloregulatory transcriptional regulator CmtR yields the protein MLTIASRLDVMNRLGRAMADPTRSRILMTLLDGPSYPAVLSRELELTRSNVSNHLTCLRDCGVVVAEPEGRQTRYEIADPHLAAALVSLVDVTLAVDEHAPCVDSACTVPCCCGTGADA from the coding sequence GTGCTGACTATTGCTTCACGCCTCGACGTCATGAACCGGCTCGGCCGTGCCATGGCGGATCCGACACGTTCCCGGATCCTGATGACGTTGCTCGATGGTCCGAGCTACCCGGCCGTGCTCTCGCGCGAGTTGGAGCTGACGCGCTCGAACGTGTCTAACCATCTCACCTGCCTGCGCGACTGCGGGGTCGTGGTCGCTGAGCCTGAGGGTCGCCAGACTCGCTACGAGATCGCAGATCCGCACCTTGCTGCTGCGCTCGTTTCCCTCGTGGACGTGACGCTGGCTGTCGATGAGCACGCACCTTGCGTGGACTCAGCATGCACGGTACCTTGCTGCTGCGGGACGGGGGCGGACGCGTGA
- a CDS encoding heavy metal translocating P-type ATPase: protein MSNSHHDGVEHTDGHHKSYTPAEHESHHEMAHHAHTDVADAATSGSSHHTHPDTMSHGAHGTDGGHDTHGAHEGHGGHAGHGDHVGQFRRLFWIMLVLAVPTVALSGMFSMILGYSLPDISGIMWVSPVLGTVMYVWGGKPFLVGAVSEIRSRKPGMMLLISLAITVAFLASWGATLGMLHHELDFWWELALLIVIMLLGHWIEMRSLAQTTSALDSLAALLPDEAERVENGEVVVVSPADLVVGDVVVVRPGGSVPADGRIVDGRASMDESMVTGESRTVTRGSGDPVTAGTVATDSGLRVEITAIGDDTTLAGIQRLVTEAQSSSSRAQRLADTAAGWLFWFALGSAAITALVWTLVGFPDAAVIRTITVLVIACPHALGLAIPLVVSIATERAARGGVLVKDRLALESMRTVDTVLFDKTGTLTKGEPVVSEVSITDGGDADQVLALAAAAEVDSEHPLAKAIVRAAAEKKLTVPGSRDFTSSPAVGVTATVDGSTIRVGGPHLLTEEGADELPIADAWRTDGAIILHVIQDGRVIGALKLADEVRSESREAVDALHVLGVQVVMITGDAEAVAHAVAQDLGIDRVFAGVRPEDKAAKVQELQREGRKVAMVGDGVNDAPALAQADVGLAIGAGTDVAIASAGVILASDDPRSVLSVIKLSRAAYRKMKQNLWWAAGYNLISVPLAAGALAPIGFVLPMSVGAVLMSLSTIVVALNAQLLRRLDLRPETTTRAILDR from the coding sequence ATGAGTAACTCGCACCACGACGGCGTTGAACACACCGACGGACATCACAAGTCCTACACACCCGCGGAGCACGAGTCCCATCATGAGATGGCGCATCATGCCCATACGGATGTGGCCGATGCCGCGACATCGGGCTCCTCGCACCATACACATCCCGACACGATGTCTCACGGTGCGCACGGCACCGATGGAGGGCACGACACTCACGGGGCCCACGAGGGGCACGGTGGTCATGCGGGGCACGGCGACCATGTCGGGCAGTTCCGCCGGTTGTTCTGGATCATGCTCGTCCTGGCGGTCCCGACCGTTGCGCTGTCGGGCATGTTCTCGATGATCCTCGGCTATTCTCTCCCGGACATCTCCGGGATCATGTGGGTGTCTCCGGTGCTGGGAACGGTGATGTATGTCTGGGGCGGGAAACCGTTCCTCGTCGGCGCCGTCAGCGAGATCCGCTCCCGAAAGCCCGGGATGATGCTCCTCATCAGCCTCGCAATCACGGTCGCATTCCTCGCATCGTGGGGTGCGACCCTAGGGATGTTGCATCACGAGCTCGACTTCTGGTGGGAGCTGGCGCTCCTCATCGTCATCATGCTGCTCGGTCACTGGATCGAGATGCGCTCCCTCGCCCAGACCACCTCCGCCCTCGACTCTCTGGCCGCTCTCCTCCCGGATGAGGCGGAACGGGTCGAGAATGGCGAGGTCGTTGTCGTCTCACCCGCCGACCTTGTCGTCGGCGATGTTGTCGTCGTTCGGCCTGGAGGCAGCGTCCCCGCGGATGGGCGCATTGTCGATGGACGCGCGTCGATGGACGAGTCCATGGTCACCGGTGAATCTCGCACGGTCACCCGCGGCAGCGGTGATCCGGTCACAGCGGGCACTGTCGCCACCGATTCGGGATTGCGTGTTGAGATCACTGCGATCGGTGATGACACCACCCTCGCCGGCATCCAACGCCTGGTGACCGAAGCGCAGAGCTCCTCGTCCCGCGCCCAGCGACTCGCCGACACCGCCGCCGGATGGCTGTTCTGGTTCGCACTCGGATCTGCGGCCATCACCGCGCTCGTATGGACCCTGGTGGGATTCCCGGATGCCGCCGTCATCCGCACGATCACCGTCTTGGTGATCGCTTGCCCCCACGCGCTCGGTCTGGCCATCCCGCTAGTCGTGTCGATCGCGACCGAGCGGGCCGCGCGCGGTGGCGTCCTCGTCAAGGACCGGCTGGCGTTGGAGAGCATGCGCACTGTCGACACTGTGTTGTTCGACAAGACCGGAACTCTCACGAAAGGCGAGCCTGTCGTCTCCGAAGTATCGATCACCGACGGGGGCGACGCGGATCAGGTGCTTGCGCTGGCGGCCGCCGCGGAAGTCGACAGTGAGCATCCCCTGGCGAAGGCGATTGTCCGTGCCGCTGCCGAGAAGAAGCTCACGGTGCCCGGAAGTCGCGACTTCACCTCATCTCCCGCGGTTGGCGTCACTGCAACCGTCGACGGGTCGACCATCCGCGTCGGTGGACCGCACCTTCTCACGGAGGAAGGCGCAGACGAACTCCCCATTGCCGACGCCTGGCGCACGGACGGCGCCATCATCCTCCACGTCATTCAAGACGGGCGTGTGATTGGTGCGTTGAAGCTCGCCGATGAGGTGCGTTCGGAGTCGCGCGAAGCGGTCGATGCGCTCCACGTCCTCGGCGTGCAAGTGGTCATGATCACCGGAGACGCAGAGGCCGTCGCACATGCCGTCGCTCAAGATCTCGGCATCGACCGGGTCTTCGCCGGGGTCCGTCCAGAAGACAAGGCCGCGAAGGTCCAGGAGCTTCAGCGAGAAGGTCGGAAAGTCGCGATGGTCGGCGACGGTGTTAATGACGCGCCCGCACTCGCCCAAGCCGACGTCGGGCTCGCAATCGGCGCGGGCACGGATGTCGCGATCGCCTCGGCCGGCGTCATCCTCGCCAGCGACGACCCCCGCTCCGTGCTCTCGGTAATCAAACTGTCCCGCGCCGCGTACCGAAAGATGAAACAGAACCTCTGGTGGGCTGCGGGCTATAACCTCATCTCCGTCCCCCTCGCAGCCGGTGCCCTCGCCCCTATCGGGTTCGTGCTGCCGATGTCGGTCGGCGCCGTCCTCATGTCGCTGTCCACGATCGTCGTCGCGCTCAACGCGCAGCTGTTGCGGCGCCTGGACCTTCGTCCTGAGACCACGACTCGCGCCATCCTCGACCGATGA
- a CDS encoding response regulator, whose translation MRILIVEDSVLLREGLVRLLEDAEHEVVAALPDAFDVMRQVDDTDPDLAIVDVRLPPTFTDEGIRAALALRQQNPTLAVLVFSQYVEERYASELIAQPGGAVGYLLKDRVTDVSDFLESIERIREGATVLDPEVVAQLLTRRSRDEKMQRLTERERTVLSLIAEGKSNAAISKLLFVSEGAVEKHITSIFQKLDLEQDQRGNRRVLAALAHIDHTAEPGPVGPASQNGTNR comes from the coding sequence ATGCGCATCCTGATCGTTGAAGACTCCGTGCTGCTCCGGGAGGGGCTCGTCCGGCTCCTCGAAGACGCCGAACACGAGGTCGTTGCGGCTCTGCCTGATGCCTTCGATGTGATGCGCCAGGTGGACGACACCGATCCCGATCTGGCGATTGTGGACGTGCGCTTGCCTCCGACGTTCACCGATGAGGGCATCCGTGCCGCGCTGGCTCTTCGTCAGCAGAACCCCACGCTGGCAGTTCTCGTGTTCTCGCAGTACGTCGAGGAGCGCTACGCGTCCGAGCTCATCGCCCAGCCAGGCGGTGCCGTCGGATACCTCCTGAAGGATCGCGTGACAGATGTGTCCGATTTCCTCGAATCCATCGAACGCATCCGCGAGGGTGCCACTGTTCTCGATCCGGAGGTCGTCGCGCAGTTGCTCACGCGGCGATCACGCGATGAGAAGATGCAGCGTCTCACCGAGCGCGAGCGCACCGTTCTCTCCCTCATCGCTGAGGGTAAGTCCAATGCCGCGATCTCCAAGTTGCTGTTCGTGAGCGAGGGCGCGGTCGAGAAGCACATCACGTCGATCTTCCAGAAGCTCGACCTCGAACAGGACCAGCGAGGCAACCGGCGCGTCCTCGCGGCCCTCGCCCACATTGATCACACCGCGGAGCCCGGACCTGTCGGCCCCGCATCGCAGAACGGGACGAACCGATGA
- a CDS encoding YHS domain-containing protein, which translates to MSDSPAGSCCSHNSHVAVAADGRKDLLAPSADELAECPVMVGSTVVKADAEAAGLFRDYEGARYYFCCAACGPRFDADPAKYVAAT; encoded by the coding sequence ATGTCCGATTCCCCCGCTGGATCCTGCTGCAGCCACAACAGCCACGTGGCGGTCGCGGCCGATGGGCGCAAGGATCTGCTCGCCCCATCCGCGGACGAGCTCGCTGAATGCCCGGTGATGGTCGGCAGCACCGTCGTCAAAGCAGACGCAGAAGCCGCGGGCCTGTTCCGTGACTACGAGGGCGCCCGCTACTACTTCTGCTGCGCAGCATGCGGCCCCCGCTTCGACGCGGACCCCGCCAAGTACGTTGCCGCCACCTGA
- a CDS encoding metal-sensitive transcriptional regulator, with protein sequence MTDVIKPAASCDHGEHGYITDKARYLARLKRIEGQARGVHRMVEDEQYCIDILTQISALTSALQGVAIGLLEDHLRHCVADAVRAGGDTAEEKIREASQAIGRLVR encoded by the coding sequence ATGACCGACGTCATTAAACCTGCAGCTTCGTGTGACCACGGCGAGCACGGCTACATCACCGACAAAGCCCGCTACCTCGCCCGACTCAAACGCATCGAAGGCCAAGCACGTGGCGTGCACCGCATGGTCGAAGACGAGCAATACTGCATCGATATCCTCACCCAGATCTCCGCACTCACCAGCGCCCTGCAAGGCGTCGCCATCGGACTCCTCGAAGACCACCTCCGCCACTGCGTCGCAGACGCCGTCCGCGCAGGCGGGGACACTGCCGAAGAGAAAATACGAGAGGCATCTCAAGCCATCGGCCGCCTCGTCCGGTGA
- a CDS encoding DUF6153 family protein, with protein sequence MFVKLVVLAREKERRAEHMQITLRIARQQLSLRALLLIAGAALMIIVGLLGMHTFSADVAGHDAHHSATASTAPEHSTPIAATSDISGAIACDDTCLMGTGQSHSDMVTACVLALLAALLLLVRPMLLEHLGPPLRALASSLRLRAVSILPRTPSLIFLSISRT encoded by the coding sequence GTGTTCGTGAAGTTGGTGGTGTTAGCGCGGGAGAAGGAACGGAGGGCCGAGCATATGCAGATCACGCTACGCATCGCGCGTCAGCAGCTATCGTTGCGTGCCCTGTTGCTGATCGCCGGTGCCGCACTCATGATCATCGTGGGGCTGCTTGGCATGCACACCTTCAGCGCCGACGTGGCAGGCCACGACGCCCACCATTCCGCGACAGCGTCAACAGCCCCCGAGCACTCCACCCCGATAGCGGCCACCTCTGACATCAGCGGCGCTATCGCGTGTGATGACACCTGTCTGATGGGAACCGGGCAAAGCCATTCGGACATGGTCACCGCGTGCGTCCTCGCATTGCTTGCAGCACTTCTTCTGCTGGTTCGCCCGATGCTTCTGGAGCATCTCGGCCCGCCCCTGCGGGCGCTGGCGTCGTCTTTGCGGTTGCGGGCTGTGAGCATCCTGCCGCGCACACCCTCACTCATATTCCTTTCGATTAGTCGAACCTGA
- a CDS encoding sensor histidine kinase — protein sequence MTSHDLGAAPRMHTPLKLLGAVAHLVVLGFWGVFVFSVAATLLGLGLGGLLLAGLGAIVLFGLVYFLYAAAFLETARVEGLYGFGLTMLRPRRSPKRGFVGFLHTVWLQFIDGGMWRALAHLAIATLLGWVAFALAGLAVAGLTGAFAPLYMPDGNVSIGWFQFNALWAAIGGPLIALVALGLLLGIAMLHGVLARVIIAPMRETQLAAQARDASEQRQGAIRASEVERTRIERDLHDGVQPRLVSVGMTLGLAQQKIDSDPAAAKELIGEAHTSTKAAITELRQLARGIHASVLDDRGLDAALSAVASRSHIPVSLDVRMSGACGRDAEAAVYFAIAETLTNAAKHSRATDVRVTVRARPDGGLLWARVEDNGMGGAHVVPGGGLDGIQNRIAAIGGTSRIDSPVGGPTSLEVSVPCAS from the coding sequence ATGACCTCACACGACCTCGGCGCAGCACCTCGTATGCACACGCCACTCAAACTCCTCGGGGCCGTTGCGCACCTTGTCGTCCTCGGCTTCTGGGGTGTCTTCGTCTTTTCTGTTGCCGCGACGCTCCTCGGCCTCGGCCTTGGCGGGCTCCTTCTCGCCGGCCTCGGCGCGATCGTTCTGTTCGGCCTCGTCTACTTCCTCTACGCCGCGGCGTTCCTCGAAACGGCCCGTGTGGAAGGGCTGTATGGCTTCGGGTTGACGATGCTCCGTCCACGACGCTCACCCAAGCGCGGCTTCGTCGGTTTCCTCCACACCGTCTGGTTGCAGTTCATCGATGGCGGAATGTGGCGTGCTCTTGCACACCTCGCCATCGCGACGCTTCTCGGCTGGGTGGCATTCGCGCTGGCCGGACTGGCTGTTGCCGGTCTGACCGGTGCGTTCGCGCCGCTCTATATGCCCGACGGGAACGTGTCGATCGGCTGGTTCCAGTTCAATGCCCTGTGGGCGGCGATCGGCGGGCCCCTCATCGCCCTCGTCGCACTTGGCCTCCTTCTCGGCATCGCGATGCTGCATGGCGTGCTCGCCCGCGTCATCATCGCCCCGATGCGCGAAACCCAGCTTGCAGCGCAGGCGCGTGACGCCAGCGAGCAGCGCCAGGGAGCCATCCGCGCCAGCGAAGTTGAGCGCACGCGTATCGAGCGCGATCTGCACGACGGCGTTCAGCCGCGGCTTGTCTCTGTCGGTATGACACTCGGTCTCGCGCAGCAGAAGATCGACAGCGACCCGGCCGCTGCGAAGGAACTGATCGGCGAGGCTCATACCTCCACCAAGGCCGCGATCACCGAGCTACGTCAGCTGGCGCGCGGGATCCACGCCTCCGTGCTGGATGACCGTGGACTCGACGCCGCCCTCAGCGCGGTCGCGAGCCGGTCCCATATCCCCGTCAGCCTCGATGTGCGGATGTCTGGCGCATGCGGCCGAGACGCCGAAGCAGCCGTCTATTTTGCCATCGCCGAAACGTTGACGAACGCCGCCAAGCATTCTCGGGCAACCGATGTGCGCGTCACCGTTCGTGCCCGTCCCGACGGCGGCCTGCTCTGGGCCCGCGTCGAGGATAACGGTATGGGCGGAGCCCACGTCGTTCCCGGCGGCGGACTGGACGGGATCCAGAACAGGATCGCCGCGATCGGCGGCACATCCCGGATCGACAGCCCCGTCGGCGGACCGACATCACTGGAAGTGAGTGTGCCATGCGCATCCTGA